Proteins encoded together in one Porites lutea chromosome 2, jaPorLute2.1, whole genome shotgun sequence window:
- the LOC140926102 gene encoding uncharacterized protein: MTSLKNAKLETEIDALKVRFLEKQEKVIGLDNYSRRENLLFMNVPEQTKQEGENCANNIYDIIENELNIDVENLEFHAIHRVGKRRSSDETSKAYPRPVIACFLCRGDRDVVLKAKGRLRNSSRYTNAYITKRLCQSDSNGRKVLTKAMFLGHKGGMNAKVVDKNLVVNNVYNLDNIPDNLKESSTLNSS, from the coding sequence ATGACTTCATTAAAGAATGCCAAGCTCGAGACCGAAATTGACGCTTTGAAAGTAAGATTTTTGGAGAAGCAGGAGAAAGTAATTGGACTCGACAATTACTCCCGGCGAGAAAACCTACTCTTCATGAACGTACCAGAACAGACAAAACAAGAAGGTGAAAACTGTGCGAACAACATATACGATATTATCGAAAATGAGCTAAACATAGATGTTGAGAATCTTGAATTCCATGCAATACATAGAGTGGGAAAACGGCGTTCGTCGGATGAGACATCGAAAGCTTATCCAAGGCCTGTCATTGCATGCTTTCTATGCAGAGGGGACAGAGATGTGGTACTGAAAGCGAAAGGAAGGCTGCGAAACTCTTCACGATATACAAACGCGTATATTACTAAAAGACTATGCCAAAGCGATTCAAATGGAAGAAAAGTTTTAACCAAAGCCATGTTTCTGGGCCACAAAGGAGGTATGAATGCTAAGGTTGTAGACAAAAACTTAGTAGTGAATAATGTTTACAACTTAGATAATATCCCCGATAATCTTAAGGAATCTAGCACCCTTAATTCTAGCTGA